The Populus trichocarpa isolate Nisqually-1 chromosome 2, P.trichocarpa_v4.1, whole genome shotgun sequence genome has a window encoding:
- the LOC7472639 gene encoding growth-regulating factor 1-like isoform X1, translating into MDFGVQVGLDGLVGSDTSNSGFASLASSDPDEKQKYGSGFLKQERSAAADDDWRNSKLAKTESMLLDQRNTFLLKSSNNSLFTDGQQQQQMLSFSCPKSASSGERSSPNAMLPYFHLTSSACNRNTGYNSGIFNAASMHGVLTETRWPFTQLQWMELEHQALIYKYMTANVPIPSNLLIPIRKALDSAGFSSFSGGLFKPSALQWGTFHMGFSSNTDPEPGRCRRTDGKKWRCSRDAVADQKYCERHMNRGRHRSRKPVEGQSGHSAAATTTLKPMANGTSSFASASVVGLRSAVSDSHTIVHNQQQPASSSNLSATNTLSSRVFLATENGGERMQDASGLSMLPSSIDMKSKETPFFISKQQNSYGESLQNEFALVTSDSLLNHSQKSSSLMSCRNFGSSQDLTDQESVSQHSLRQFMDDCPKSHSDRSAVAWPGLDLQSERTQLSISIPMAPADFVSSTSSSNNEKISLSPLRLSREFDPIKMGLGVGAGSVANEPNQRQANWIPISWETSMGGPLGEVLHNTNNNATAECKNESSLNLMTERWDNSPRVGSSPTGVLQKSAFASLSNSSAGSSPRAENKTIEGGNLCNDLGSTIVHSSSLPAL; encoded by the exons ATGGATTTTGGGGTTCAGGTGGGTTTGGATGGGTTGGTGGGTTCAGACACAAGTAATAGTGGTTTCGCTTCTCTTGCTAGTTCAGATCCTGATGAAAAGCAGAAGTACGGATCTGGGTTCCTGAAGCAAGAGAGATCTGCCGCAGCCGATGACGATTGGAGGAACTCTAAATTGGCCAAAACCGAGTCAATGCTGCTTGACCAGAGAAACACTTTTCTTCTGAAATCTAGCAACAACTCTCTCTTCACTGATggacagcagcagcagcagatgcTCAGCTTCTCCTGTCCCAAATCAGCTTCTTCAGGGGAGAGAAGCTCCCCAAATGCCATGTTGCCATACTTTCACCTCACATCTTCTGCTTGTAATAGAAATACAG gcTACAACTCTGGAATCTTCAATGCTGCCAGCATGCATGGGGTTTTGACTGAGACTAGATGGCCATTCACTCAATTACAATGGATGGAGCTTGAACATCAGGCCTTGATCTACAAATACATGACTGCAAATGTGCCTATACCATCTAATCTGCTCATCCCCATTAGGAAAGCTCTTGATTCTGCTGGGTTTTCTAGCTTTTCTGGTGGACTTTTCAAACCCAGTGCAT TGCAATGGGGTACTTTCCATATGGGTTTCTCCAGCAACACCGATCCGGAGCCAGGACGGTGTCGAAGAACAGATGGGAAGAAATGGCGGTGCTCAAGAGACGCAGTTGCTGATCAGAAGTATTGTGAGCGGCACATGAACAGGGGTCGCCATCGTTCAAGAAAGCCTGTGGAAGGACAATCAGGCCATTCCGCTGCGGCCACCACCACTTTAAAGCCAATGGCCAATGGCACTTCCTCTTTTGCATCAGCATCAGTGGTGGGGCTTCGCAGCGCTGTGTCCGACAGCCACACTATTGTGCATAATCAGCAGCAACCTGCCAGTTCTTCTAATCTTTCTGCCACCAATACGCTCAGCAG CAGGGTGTTCCTCGCTACAGAGAATGGAGGTGAGAGAATGCAAGATGCATCGGGCTTATCCATGCTACCATCCAGCATTGACATGAAATCCAAAGAAACTCCATTCTTCATATCAAAACAACAGAATTCTTACGGTGAATCCCTGCAAAATGAGTTTGCACTTGTCACCTCCGACTCCCTCCTCAACCATTCACAGAAAAGCTCGTCCTTGATGAGTTGCAGAAATTTTGGTTCGTCTCAGGACCTTACTGACCAGGAATCTGTTTCACAGCACTCCCTCCGCCAATTTATGGATGATTGTCCTAAAAGTCATTCTGATCGCTCTGCTGTTGCTTGGCCTGGACTTGATCTGCAATCTGAGAGAACCCAGCTATCAATTTCAATCCCCATGGCTCCTGCAGACTTTGTGTCATCCACTTCATCTTCAAACAATGAAAAGATCTCTCTCTCCCCGCTGAGATTATCGCGTGAATTTGATCCAATAAAGATGGGGCTGGGAGTGGGAGCCGGTAGTGTCGCCAATGAACCAAACCAAAGGCAAGCGAATTGGATTCCCATTTCTTGGGAAACTTCAATGGGTGGTCCACTTGGGGAGGTTTTGCACAACACCAATAATAATGCAACAGCAGAATGCAAGAATGAATCATCGCTCAACCTAATGACAGAGAGATGGGACAACAGTCCTCGGGTAGGCTCATCTCCTACCGGGGTCTTACAAAAGTCTGCCTTTGCTTCTCTTTCAAATAGCAGTGCTGGAAGCAGCCCAAGAGCAGAGAACAAGACCATTGAAGGTGGCAATCTCTGCAATGACCTTGGATCTACTATCGTGCATTCTTCATCATTGCCTGCCTTGTAA
- the LOC7472639 gene encoding growth-regulating factor 1-like isoform X2, with product MDFGVQVGLDGLVGSDTSNSGFASLASSDPDEKQKYGSGFLKQERSAAADDDWRNSKLAKTESMLLDQRNTFLLKSSNNSLFTDGQQQQQMLSFSCPKSASSGERSSPNAMLPYFHLTSSACNRNTGYNSGIFNAASMHGVLTETRWPFTQLQWMELEHQALIYKYMTANVPIPSNLLIPIRKALDSAGFSSFSGGLFKPSALQWGTFHMGFSSNTDPEPGRCRRTDGKKWRCSRDAVADQKYCERHMNRGRHRSRKPVEGQSGHSAAATTTLKPMANGTSSFASASVVGLRSAVSDSHTIVHNQQQPASSSNLSATNTLSRVFLATENGGERMQDASGLSMLPSSIDMKSKETPFFISKQQNSYGESLQNEFALVTSDSLLNHSQKSSSLMSCRNFGSSQDLTDQESVSQHSLRQFMDDCPKSHSDRSAVAWPGLDLQSERTQLSISIPMAPADFVSSTSSSNNEKISLSPLRLSREFDPIKMGLGVGAGSVANEPNQRQANWIPISWETSMGGPLGEVLHNTNNNATAECKNESSLNLMTERWDNSPRVGSSPTGVLQKSAFASLSNSSAGSSPRAENKTIEGGNLCNDLGSTIVHSSSLPAL from the exons ATGGATTTTGGGGTTCAGGTGGGTTTGGATGGGTTGGTGGGTTCAGACACAAGTAATAGTGGTTTCGCTTCTCTTGCTAGTTCAGATCCTGATGAAAAGCAGAAGTACGGATCTGGGTTCCTGAAGCAAGAGAGATCTGCCGCAGCCGATGACGATTGGAGGAACTCTAAATTGGCCAAAACCGAGTCAATGCTGCTTGACCAGAGAAACACTTTTCTTCTGAAATCTAGCAACAACTCTCTCTTCACTGATggacagcagcagcagcagatgcTCAGCTTCTCCTGTCCCAAATCAGCTTCTTCAGGGGAGAGAAGCTCCCCAAATGCCATGTTGCCATACTTTCACCTCACATCTTCTGCTTGTAATAGAAATACAG gcTACAACTCTGGAATCTTCAATGCTGCCAGCATGCATGGGGTTTTGACTGAGACTAGATGGCCATTCACTCAATTACAATGGATGGAGCTTGAACATCAGGCCTTGATCTACAAATACATGACTGCAAATGTGCCTATACCATCTAATCTGCTCATCCCCATTAGGAAAGCTCTTGATTCTGCTGGGTTTTCTAGCTTTTCTGGTGGACTTTTCAAACCCAGTGCAT TGCAATGGGGTACTTTCCATATGGGTTTCTCCAGCAACACCGATCCGGAGCCAGGACGGTGTCGAAGAACAGATGGGAAGAAATGGCGGTGCTCAAGAGACGCAGTTGCTGATCAGAAGTATTGTGAGCGGCACATGAACAGGGGTCGCCATCGTTCAAGAAAGCCTGTGGAAGGACAATCAGGCCATTCCGCTGCGGCCACCACCACTTTAAAGCCAATGGCCAATGGCACTTCCTCTTTTGCATCAGCATCAGTGGTGGGGCTTCGCAGCGCTGTGTCCGACAGCCACACTATTGTGCATAATCAGCAGCAACCTGCCAGTTCTTCTAATCTTTCTGCCACCAATACGCTCAGCAG GGTGTTCCTCGCTACAGAGAATGGAGGTGAGAGAATGCAAGATGCATCGGGCTTATCCATGCTACCATCCAGCATTGACATGAAATCCAAAGAAACTCCATTCTTCATATCAAAACAACAGAATTCTTACGGTGAATCCCTGCAAAATGAGTTTGCACTTGTCACCTCCGACTCCCTCCTCAACCATTCACAGAAAAGCTCGTCCTTGATGAGTTGCAGAAATTTTGGTTCGTCTCAGGACCTTACTGACCAGGAATCTGTTTCACAGCACTCCCTCCGCCAATTTATGGATGATTGTCCTAAAAGTCATTCTGATCGCTCTGCTGTTGCTTGGCCTGGACTTGATCTGCAATCTGAGAGAACCCAGCTATCAATTTCAATCCCCATGGCTCCTGCAGACTTTGTGTCATCCACTTCATCTTCAAACAATGAAAAGATCTCTCTCTCCCCGCTGAGATTATCGCGTGAATTTGATCCAATAAAGATGGGGCTGGGAGTGGGAGCCGGTAGTGTCGCCAATGAACCAAACCAAAGGCAAGCGAATTGGATTCCCATTTCTTGGGAAACTTCAATGGGTGGTCCACTTGGGGAGGTTTTGCACAACACCAATAATAATGCAACAGCAGAATGCAAGAATGAATCATCGCTCAACCTAATGACAGAGAGATGGGACAACAGTCCTCGGGTAGGCTCATCTCCTACCGGGGTCTTACAAAAGTCTGCCTTTGCTTCTCTTTCAAATAGCAGTGCTGGAAGCAGCCCAAGAGCAGAGAACAAGACCATTGAAGGTGGCAATCTCTGCAATGACCTTGGATCTACTATCGTGCATTCTTCATCATTGCCTGCCTTGTAA
- the LOC7472639 gene encoding growth-regulating factor 6-like isoform X3, whose amino-acid sequence MLLLFFFGLLHPESYNSGIFNAASMHGVLTETRWPFTQLQWMELEHQALIYKYMTANVPIPSNLLIPIRKALDSAGFSSFSGGLFKPSALQWGTFHMGFSSNTDPEPGRCRRTDGKKWRCSRDAVADQKYCERHMNRGRHRSRKPVEGQSGHSAAATTTLKPMANGTSSFASASVVGLRSAVSDSHTIVHNQQQPASSSNLSATNTLSSRVFLATENGGERMQDASGLSMLPSSIDMKSKETPFFISKQQNSYGESLQNEFALVTSDSLLNHSQKSSSLMSCRNFGSSQDLTDQESVSQHSLRQFMDDCPKSHSDRSAVAWPGLDLQSERTQLSISIPMAPADFVSSTSSSNNEKISLSPLRLSREFDPIKMGLGVGAGSVANEPNQRQANWIPISWETSMGGPLGEVLHNTNNNATAECKNESSLNLMTERWDNSPRVGSSPTGVLQKSAFASLSNSSAGSSPRAENKTIEGGNLCNDLGSTIVHSSSLPAL is encoded by the exons atgcttcttctctttttttttggccttTTGCACCCAGAGA gcTACAACTCTGGAATCTTCAATGCTGCCAGCATGCATGGGGTTTTGACTGAGACTAGATGGCCATTCACTCAATTACAATGGATGGAGCTTGAACATCAGGCCTTGATCTACAAATACATGACTGCAAATGTGCCTATACCATCTAATCTGCTCATCCCCATTAGGAAAGCTCTTGATTCTGCTGGGTTTTCTAGCTTTTCTGGTGGACTTTTCAAACCCAGTGCAT TGCAATGGGGTACTTTCCATATGGGTTTCTCCAGCAACACCGATCCGGAGCCAGGACGGTGTCGAAGAACAGATGGGAAGAAATGGCGGTGCTCAAGAGACGCAGTTGCTGATCAGAAGTATTGTGAGCGGCACATGAACAGGGGTCGCCATCGTTCAAGAAAGCCTGTGGAAGGACAATCAGGCCATTCCGCTGCGGCCACCACCACTTTAAAGCCAATGGCCAATGGCACTTCCTCTTTTGCATCAGCATCAGTGGTGGGGCTTCGCAGCGCTGTGTCCGACAGCCACACTATTGTGCATAATCAGCAGCAACCTGCCAGTTCTTCTAATCTTTCTGCCACCAATACGCTCAGCAG CAGGGTGTTCCTCGCTACAGAGAATGGAGGTGAGAGAATGCAAGATGCATCGGGCTTATCCATGCTACCATCCAGCATTGACATGAAATCCAAAGAAACTCCATTCTTCATATCAAAACAACAGAATTCTTACGGTGAATCCCTGCAAAATGAGTTTGCACTTGTCACCTCCGACTCCCTCCTCAACCATTCACAGAAAAGCTCGTCCTTGATGAGTTGCAGAAATTTTGGTTCGTCTCAGGACCTTACTGACCAGGAATCTGTTTCACAGCACTCCCTCCGCCAATTTATGGATGATTGTCCTAAAAGTCATTCTGATCGCTCTGCTGTTGCTTGGCCTGGACTTGATCTGCAATCTGAGAGAACCCAGCTATCAATTTCAATCCCCATGGCTCCTGCAGACTTTGTGTCATCCACTTCATCTTCAAACAATGAAAAGATCTCTCTCTCCCCGCTGAGATTATCGCGTGAATTTGATCCAATAAAGATGGGGCTGGGAGTGGGAGCCGGTAGTGTCGCCAATGAACCAAACCAAAGGCAAGCGAATTGGATTCCCATTTCTTGGGAAACTTCAATGGGTGGTCCACTTGGGGAGGTTTTGCACAACACCAATAATAATGCAACAGCAGAATGCAAGAATGAATCATCGCTCAACCTAATGACAGAGAGATGGGACAACAGTCCTCGGGTAGGCTCATCTCCTACCGGGGTCTTACAAAAGTCTGCCTTTGCTTCTCTTTCAAATAGCAGTGCTGGAAGCAGCCCAAGAGCAGAGAACAAGACCATTGAAGGTGGCAATCTCTGCAATGACCTTGGATCTACTATCGTGCATTCTTCATCATTGCCTGCCTTGTAA